A genomic region of Tsukamurella pulmonis contains the following coding sequences:
- a CDS encoding TetR/AcrR family transcriptional regulator, whose translation MGRRDEVLDGAVEVLGTLGLRGLTHRAVDAAAGVPAGTASNYFRSRAALVRGIVDRMVEEDLAFWAAFDGVETSTPEEVADRLAEFVRWSVGDGRVRGVARLNLFAAASVEPDLREPLRRGRRAVEVVGERIGAAIGLGLAESALVMDATDALVMRQLAMPVEDFDPRPALEILLTRLA comes from the coding sequence ATGGGACGGCGCGACGAGGTGTTGGACGGGGCGGTCGAGGTGCTCGGCACGCTCGGGCTGCGGGGTCTGACGCACCGTGCCGTCGATGCTGCCGCCGGCGTGCCCGCGGGGACGGCCTCGAACTACTTCCGCTCGCGCGCGGCCCTGGTTCGGGGCATCGTCGATCGCATGGTCGAGGAGGATCTCGCGTTCTGGGCCGCGTTCGACGGGGTGGAGACGTCGACGCCCGAGGAGGTGGCGGACCGGCTCGCCGAGTTCGTCCGGTGGTCCGTCGGCGACGGGAGGGTGCGGGGCGTGGCCCGGCTCAACCTGTTCGCCGCCGCCTCGGTGGAGCCGGACCTGCGCGAGCCGCTGCGCCGCGGCCGGCGCGCGGTCGAGGTGGTCGGCGAACGCATCGGCGCCGCCATCGGTCTCGGCCTCGCGGAATCGGCGCTGGTCATGGACGCGACCGATGCGCTGGTCATGCGGCAGCTCGCCATGCCCGTCGAGGACTTCGATCCCCGGCCCGCGCTGGAGATCCTGCTCACGCGCCTCGCCTGA
- a CDS encoding MarR family winged helix-turn-helix transcriptional regulator has product MGAGDPRWLSTEEMAAWLPLIHVAMRLPAKLDTQLRSDAGITHYEFMVLSQLSQAPERTLGLSALAEAANSSPSRLSHVLRKLGDRGWLVRHAQGRSAYAELTDAGFAALDGAARGHVEEVRRLVFDHLADEDVAALRTALGKITPGLAGEA; this is encoded by the coding sequence GTGGGCGCGGGGGACCCCCGGTGGTTGTCGACCGAGGAGATGGCGGCCTGGCTGCCGTTGATCCACGTCGCGATGCGGTTGCCCGCCAAGCTGGACACGCAGTTGCGCTCCGATGCCGGCATCACCCACTACGAATTCATGGTGCTCTCCCAGCTCTCGCAGGCCCCCGAGCGCACGCTGGGACTCTCGGCCCTCGCCGAGGCCGCCAACTCCTCCCCGTCGCGCCTCTCGCACGTCCTGCGCAAGCTGGGCGACCGCGGCTGGCTGGTGCGGCACGCGCAGGGGCGCTCCGCGTACGCGGAGCTCACCGATGCGGGCTTCGCCGCCCTCGACGGAGCTGCCCGCGGCCACGTGGAAGAGGTGCGGCGCCTCGTCTTCGACCACCTGGCGGACGAGGACGTCGCCGCGCTGCGCACCGCGCTCGGCAAGATCACCCCGGGGCTCGCCGGCGAGGCCTGA
- a CDS encoding amidohydrolase family protein — MSSPSTTPGPASDEEIPAYLQALGIPGLADVHVHFLPEPMLIKVWDFFDRASSEYGREWPIRYRFDEDTRLALIRGMGVTAIPALTYPHKPGMAVWLNEWCAEFARRVPDGIHCATLYPEPGVGEYVARAVAEGARLFKMHVQVGVFAPDDPLLDPAWELLSDARIPVVIHAGSGPVEGPYTGPDRVEAVLRRHPDLTLVIAHLGMPEYDRFADLAERFPNVYLDTTMAATDFTERTAPMPPGYVERLGALADKVVLGSDFPNIPYEYAHQLFGLARLGLGDEWMRKVLWHNGRALLERAGA, encoded by the coding sequence ATGAGCAGTCCGAGCACGACGCCGGGGCCGGCCTCCGACGAGGAGATCCCCGCCTACCTGCAGGCCCTCGGCATCCCCGGCCTCGCGGACGTCCACGTGCACTTCCTGCCCGAGCCGATGTTGATCAAGGTGTGGGACTTCTTCGACCGCGCGAGCAGCGAGTACGGCCGGGAGTGGCCCATCCGCTACCGGTTCGACGAGGACACCCGGCTCGCACTGATCCGCGGCATGGGCGTCACGGCGATCCCCGCGCTCACCTATCCGCACAAGCCCGGGATGGCGGTCTGGCTCAACGAGTGGTGCGCCGAGTTCGCGCGCCGCGTGCCCGACGGCATCCACTGCGCCACGCTCTACCCCGAGCCCGGGGTCGGCGAGTACGTCGCGCGGGCGGTCGCCGAGGGTGCGCGCCTGTTCAAGATGCACGTCCAGGTAGGCGTCTTCGCGCCCGACGATCCGCTGCTCGATCCCGCCTGGGAGCTGCTCTCGGACGCGAGGATCCCCGTGGTGATCCACGCCGGATCCGGCCCCGTCGAGGGCCCGTACACCGGGCCCGACCGGGTCGAGGCCGTGCTCCGGCGCCACCCGGACCTGACGCTGGTGATCGCACACCTCGGCATGCCCGAGTACGACCGGTTCGCCGATCTCGCCGAGCGCTTCCCGAACGTGTACCTCGACACCACGATGGCCGCGACCGACTTCACCGAGCGCACGGCGCCGATGCCGCCCGGGTACGTCGAGCGGCTCGGCGCGCTCGCCGACAAGGTGGTGCTGGGCAGCGACTTCCCCAACATCCCCTACGAGTACGCGCACCAGCTCTTCGGGCTCGCTCGCCTGGGCCTGGGCGACGAGTGGATGCGCAAGGTGCTGTGGCACAACGGCCGCGCGCTGCTGGAGCGCGCGGGCGCCTGA
- a CDS encoding serpin family protein: MQIRRAVTALIVAGTLAACGGAPPKPETLSLDRSKEHFEQVGVDETRDDVTALVNTATRLGARLATGDTAAASTAVSPWSALSLLGMLRAGAQGETAAQLDGAGLGAAKDLPRAMAALTGQTAQWAGDPGTVPTGTPPATPLFQSQVALLTAKGPEEDRVRPAYLDALSTSYDTGVYPADFGRGIGAPLGEWVAVNTGSSFRSAPLRTDADTRLAAATTAYLAAAWRFPFDAARTRPAPFTAADGAVLDPLTMRGTVPARVAAGEGFSALQLDYGTTLALQIVLPAPGTPLADAAGEGRFTAARIALAGAPSAPHEVSLPKWRSTTWTGLVEPLRDAGLTGLFAGPGLEGIAPGSPTVTDARAAAVLTVGEKGTASDTATTPATPEPGPGPAPFVVDRAFAYSVVDTATGLPLLMGTVNRPGA, encoded by the coding sequence ATGCAGATCCGGCGCGCCGTGACGGCGCTGATCGTCGCGGGGACCCTCGCCGCGTGCGGTGGCGCCCCGCCGAAGCCGGAGACCCTCTCCCTCGACCGCTCGAAGGAGCACTTCGAGCAGGTGGGCGTCGACGAGACGCGCGACGACGTCACCGCGCTGGTCAACACCGCGACCCGCCTCGGTGCGCGGCTCGCGACCGGCGACACGGCCGCGGCGAGCACCGCCGTCTCGCCGTGGTCCGCCCTGAGCCTGCTCGGCATGCTCCGCGCCGGGGCGCAGGGCGAGACCGCCGCGCAGCTCGACGGTGCCGGGCTCGGCGCGGCGAAGGACCTGCCGCGCGCGATGGCCGCCCTCACCGGCCAGACCGCGCAGTGGGCCGGCGATCCCGGCACCGTGCCCACCGGCACCCCGCCCGCGACACCGCTGTTCCAGTCGCAGGTCGCGCTCCTGACCGCGAAAGGGCCGGAGGAGGACCGCGTCCGGCCGGCCTACCTCGACGCTCTCTCCACCTCCTACGACACGGGCGTCTACCCCGCGGACTTCGGCCGCGGCATCGGGGCGCCGCTCGGCGAGTGGGTCGCGGTGAACACCGGCAGCAGTTTCCGCTCCGCTCCACTGCGCACGGACGCCGACACCCGGCTCGCGGCCGCGACCACGGCCTACCTCGCCGCCGCCTGGCGTTTCCCGTTCGACGCCGCTCGCACGCGACCGGCACCGTTCACCGCCGCCGACGGCGCGGTCCTCGATCCACTGACCATGCGCGGCACGGTGCCCGCGCGCGTCGCGGCCGGGGAGGGCTTCTCGGCGCTGCAGCTCGACTACGGGACCACGCTCGCCCTGCAGATCGTGCTGCCCGCCCCGGGCACGCCGCTCGCCGATGCGGCCGGCGAGGGCAGGTTCACGGCGGCGCGGATCGCGCTGGCGGGCGCACCGTCGGCGCCGCACGAGGTGAGCCTGCCGAAGTGGCGCAGCACCACCTGGACAGGGCTGGTCGAGCCGCTGCGCGACGCCGGCCTGACGGGACTCTTCGCAGGCCCGGGCCTCGAGGGCATCGCCCCGGGATCGCCGACGGTGACCGACGCCCGCGCCGCGGCCGTGCTCACGGTGGGCGAGAAGGGCACCGCCTCGGACACCGCGACGACACCCGCGACGCCCGAGCCGGGGCCGGGGCCGGCCCCGTTCGTCGTGGACCGGGCGTTCGCGTACTCCGTGGTGGACACCGCGACCGGACTGCCGCTCCTGATGGGGACGGTCAACCGCCCCGGCGCCTGA
- a CDS encoding FAD-dependent oxidoreductase gives MSTAAIIGGGIGGLATAALLTRQGWEVEVLERAARLPDTGTALGMWPEAMAVLEQVGAADAVRAIGIDQRIAEIRSASGHRLGPEIRARGATVLLSRPRLLEALAACAPAVRFGEPCTGIDGFEHDVVIGADGIGSVVRTHVLGRVVQPRPLGVDVLIGRCPGETDTFTEYWGPGRLFGVTPRDGDYINWYSEFDPRAIPAGTPDPGTDPRDFLRAMYHGWDRRVARTIEGIEAASALHYHSRDLPRLPRIVRGNVALIGDAAHAMAPNLGRGACETLLDAAALATALGPAGAGRDHADALRAYESERRRAGQRTMLLSRMMRHTALTARLRTPRDLVLRAVAAVA, from the coding sequence ATGTCCACGGCAGCGATCATCGGCGGAGGAATCGGAGGACTGGCCACGGCGGCCCTCCTGACGCGGCAGGGGTGGGAGGTGGAGGTCCTCGAACGGGCCGCCCGCCTGCCGGACACCGGTACCGCCCTGGGGATGTGGCCGGAAGCCATGGCGGTGCTCGAACAGGTGGGCGCCGCGGACGCGGTCCGCGCGATCGGCATCGACCAGCGGATCGCCGAGATCCGCAGCGCCTCCGGGCACCGCCTCGGCCCCGAGATCAGGGCGCGCGGCGCCACCGTCCTCCTCTCCCGGCCCCGGCTGCTCGAAGCCCTCGCCGCGTGCGCGCCGGCGGTCCGCTTCGGCGAACCCTGTACCGGCATCGACGGATTCGAGCACGACGTCGTCATCGGCGCCGACGGGATCGGCAGCGTCGTGCGCACCCACGTCCTCGGCCGCGTGGTGCAGCCGCGCCCGCTGGGTGTGGACGTGCTCATCGGCCGCTGCCCCGGCGAGACCGACACCTTCACCGAATACTGGGGCCCCGGAAGGCTGTTCGGGGTGACACCGCGCGACGGCGACTACATCAACTGGTACTCCGAGTTCGATCCGCGCGCGATCCCCGCGGGCACACCGGACCCCGGCACCGACCCACGGGACTTCCTCCGCGCGATGTACCACGGCTGGGATCGGCGGGTGGCCCGGACGATCGAGGGTATCGAGGCCGCATCGGCGCTGCACTACCACTCGCGGGACCTGCCGCGACTGCCGCGGATCGTGCGCGGCAACGTCGCACTGATCGGCGACGCCGCGCACGCCATGGCGCCCAATCTGGGCCGCGGCGCCTGCGAGACCCTGCTCGACGCGGCGGCACTGGCGACGGCGCTGGGGCCGGCCGGCGCCGGGCGCGACCACGCGGACGCGCTGCGCGCCTATGAGTCGGAGCGTCGCCGGGCCGGACAGCGCACCATGCTGCTCTCCCGGATGATGCGGCACACGGCGCTCACCGCGCGGTTGCGCACGCCGCGGGACCTGGTGCTGCGCGCGGTGGCCGCGGTGGCCTGA
- a CDS encoding DUF4440 domain-containing protein — protein sequence MIEEEPDRTTAPELRGVLEELRRREPVFHGPAWRSLADFDDAVAPDFWEVGASGRRYSREYVRSVVAERLAAPPDESDWETSEFQVRATGASVYLLTYTLAQGARVTRRLTVWRRRENRWSVLFHQGTPVVDR from the coding sequence GTGATCGAGGAGGAACCGGACCGGACCACCGCCCCCGAGCTGCGCGGGGTGCTCGAAGAACTTCGTCGGCGCGAGCCCGTCTTCCACGGCCCGGCGTGGCGGTCCCTCGCCGATTTCGACGATGCGGTCGCGCCGGACTTCTGGGAGGTCGGCGCCTCGGGGCGGCGCTACAGCCGCGAGTACGTCCGGTCGGTGGTCGCGGAGCGGCTGGCGGCTCCCCCCGACGAATCGGACTGGGAGACCAGCGAGTTCCAGGTGCGAGCCACGGGGGCGTCGGTCTACCTGCTCACCTACACCCTGGCGCAGGGGGCGCGCGTCACCCGCCGGCTCACCGTGTGGCGCCGCCGCGAGAACCGGTGGTCGGTGCTCTTCCATCAGGGCACGCCGGTCGTCGACCGCTGA
- a CDS encoding DNA polymerase Y family protein, with product MSAAREQRILALWCPDWPAAAAAADADLPPDHPVAVLHGNRVVACNAAARVDGVRRGMKRRESQARCPGLHVAQADEGRDARLFEPVAGAVAALIPLIEVLRPGLVVIPARGAARFFGGEEQAAERLVDAASSVGAESLAGIADEVFTAALAARRGVVVPPGESAAFLAPLPIAELGAEPALAAGERSELLDLLRRLGLRTVGAFAELSAADVATRFGTDAIAAHRQARAIADRPPSTAALPPGLEVELRPDPPIDRVDAAAFAGRALAAQLHGKLSAAGVACLRLEVSAIAENGMRHSRIWRCAEPLTPEGTADRVRWQIDGWLTGGRSAKRGGENGPGAPISLLRLEPVEVVDAGALQAGMWGDDADAAARFRRALVRVQGLLGGEAVRVGVRSGGRGPAERVTWVPLGDEVLPARDPAAPWPGRMPEPAPSVLITGAAVTMTDAAGAAVRVTDRGAFTGEPTHLAWGSRDWALRWWAGPWLIDERWWAPDAAAELRARAQVLLEPAPGRDDGRALLLQYAGSWEVEGVYE from the coding sequence ATGAGCGCCGCACGCGAGCAGCGCATCCTCGCCCTATGGTGCCCGGACTGGCCGGCGGCCGCCGCGGCCGCGGATGCGGATCTGCCGCCGGATCACCCCGTCGCGGTACTGCACGGCAACCGCGTCGTCGCCTGCAACGCCGCGGCCCGGGTCGACGGGGTGCGCCGCGGCATGAAGCGGCGCGAATCGCAGGCCCGCTGCCCGGGGCTGCACGTCGCCCAGGCCGACGAGGGCCGTGACGCGCGGCTCTTCGAGCCCGTGGCGGGGGCCGTGGCCGCGCTGATCCCGCTCATCGAGGTGCTGCGCCCGGGCCTCGTGGTGATCCCCGCGCGGGGTGCTGCGCGCTTTTTCGGCGGCGAGGAGCAGGCGGCCGAGCGCCTCGTGGACGCGGCCTCCTCGGTGGGCGCGGAGTCGCTCGCCGGCATCGCGGACGAGGTCTTCACCGCGGCCCTGGCCGCGCGGCGCGGCGTCGTCGTGCCGCCGGGGGAGTCGGCGGCCTTCCTCGCGCCGCTGCCCATCGCCGAGCTGGGGGCCGAGCCGGCGCTCGCCGCCGGGGAGCGCTCCGAGCTGCTGGATCTGCTGCGCAGGCTGGGGTTGCGCACCGTCGGCGCCTTCGCGGAGCTCTCGGCGGCCGATGTGGCGACCCGGTTCGGGACCGACGCGATCGCCGCGCACCGGCAGGCCCGCGCGATCGCGGACCGGCCGCCGTCCACCGCGGCCCTGCCGCCCGGCCTGGAGGTGGAGCTGCGGCCCGATCCGCCCATCGATCGGGTCGATGCGGCGGCCTTCGCGGGGCGCGCTCTGGCGGCGCAGCTGCACGGGAAGCTCTCCGCGGCGGGGGTGGCCTGCCTGCGACTGGAGGTCTCCGCGATCGCTGAGAACGGGATGCGGCACAGCCGCATCTGGCGGTGCGCGGAGCCGCTGACCCCGGAGGGCACCGCCGACCGGGTGCGCTGGCAGATCGACGGCTGGCTCACCGGCGGCCGGTCCGCGAAGCGGGGCGGGGAGAACGGCCCTGGCGCCCCGATCTCCCTGCTGCGGCTCGAGCCGGTGGAGGTGGTCGACGCGGGTGCGTTGCAGGCGGGCATGTGGGGCGACGATGCCGATGCCGCCGCCCGGTTCCGCCGGGCGCTGGTGCGGGTGCAGGGACTCCTCGGCGGCGAGGCGGTGCGCGTGGGCGTGCGCAGCGGCGGCCGCGGCCCGGCCGAGCGGGTCACCTGGGTGCCGCTGGGCGACGAGGTACTCCCGGCCCGGGATCCGGCGGCGCCGTGGCCGGGCCGCATGCCGGAACCGGCGCCGTCGGTACTGATCACGGGCGCCGCGGTCACCATGACCGATGCCGCCGGGGCCGCCGTGCGGGTCACCGACCGCGGCGCCTTCACGGGTGAGCCCACGCATCTCGCGTGGGGCTCGCGCGACTGGGCGCTGCGCTGGTGGGCGGGGCCGTGGCTGATCGACGAGCGGTGGTGGGCGCCGGACGCTGCCGCCGAACTCCGCGCTCGCGCCCAGGTGCTGCTCGAGCCGGCGCCCGGCCGCGACGACGGGCGTGCCCTGCTGCTGCAGTACGCCGGGAGCTGGGAGGTCGAGGGTGTGTACGAGTAG
- a CDS encoding error-prone DNA polymerase, producing the protein MGWGNGPRSWSEMERVLSGRAPVRREEPPGDGGDSPAWSRKREPYVPAGAGPGVSRVPYAELHAHTAFSFLDGAAQPEEMVEQAHALGLKALAVTDHNGFYGVVRFAEAALELGVPTVFGAELSLERDAERTGAEDPAGEHLLVLARGQEGYRRLSRAMAEAHMEAGEKGLLRFHPDRLAEWAGGHWHILTGCRKGAVRRALADRGPDGAAAALAQLVDRFGEERVSVELTVHGVPEDDERNHLLAGVAARMGVGTVATTGAHFARPDQRRLASTLAAIRARRSLDELDGWLPAAGGAHLRSGDEMALLLPEHPGAIAAAAELGAECAFSLKLIAPNLPPFDVPPGHTEATWLRELTRRGALERYGPPERNPKAYRQIEHELNVIETLTFPGYFLIVHSIVTFCRRNDILCQGRGSAANSAVCFALGITAVDPVRNQLLFERFLAPERDGPPDIDVDIESDRREEAIQFVYRTYGREYAAQVANVITYRGRSAVRDTARALGYSQGQQDAWSKQISSWGWRNDPVPEGIPERVVELATRIADLPRHLGIHSGGMVICDRPIADVCPTEWARMEDRSVLQWDKDDCAAAGLVKFDLLGLGMLSALHYAKDLLAAHKGIDVDFAQLDLADENVYEMLCRADSVGVFQVESRAQMATLPRLKPRNFYDLVVEVALIRPGPIQGGSVHPYIRRRNGQEEPAVEHPSMWKALERTLGVPLFQEQLMQLATDVAGFSPAEADQLRRAMGSKRSTEKMEQLRQRFYDGARRRHGLEGEVADRIFEKLAAFANFGFPESHSQSFASLVFYSSWFKLYHPAAFCAALLRAQPMGFYSPQSLVADARRHGVLVHGPCVNRSLSWADLESAGEEVRLGLAAIRTIGDDLAERIVGEREAHGAYTSLTDLTGRVELTVAQSEALATSGALDCFGRDRRQALWEAGAAARERPGRLPGTATAGAPPALPGMSETELAAADVWATSVTVGKYPTEFLRPTLDRLGVIPAERLLSLTDGDRVLVGGAVTHRQRPATAGGVTFLNLEDETGMVNVVCSQGLWARYRRLAQSAPALLVRGKLQNAEGAVTVVADRLQRMDLSVPSRSRDWQ; encoded by the coding sequence GTGGGTTGGGGAAACGGGCCGCGCAGCTGGTCGGAGATGGAGCGGGTGCTCTCCGGGCGGGCGCCGGTGCGCCGCGAGGAGCCTCCGGGCGACGGGGGCGATTCCCCGGCGTGGTCCCGCAAGCGCGAGCCCTACGTTCCGGCCGGTGCCGGGCCGGGCGTCTCGCGCGTGCCCTATGCCGAGCTGCACGCGCACACGGCGTTCAGTTTCCTCGACGGTGCCGCCCAGCCCGAGGAGATGGTCGAGCAGGCGCACGCCCTGGGGCTCAAGGCTCTCGCGGTCACCGATCACAACGGCTTCTACGGGGTGGTCCGATTCGCCGAGGCCGCACTGGAACTGGGTGTTCCCACGGTCTTCGGGGCCGAGCTGTCGCTGGAGCGCGATGCCGAGCGCACCGGCGCGGAGGATCCCGCGGGGGAGCACCTGCTCGTGCTCGCCCGCGGGCAGGAGGGCTACCGCCGCCTCTCGCGCGCGATGGCCGAGGCGCACATGGAGGCGGGGGAGAAGGGGCTGCTGCGCTTCCATCCGGATCGCCTGGCCGAGTGGGCCGGCGGCCACTGGCACATCCTCACGGGCTGCCGCAAGGGCGCCGTCCGGCGCGCGCTCGCCGACCGCGGTCCCGACGGTGCCGCCGCCGCCCTCGCGCAGCTCGTCGACCGGTTCGGGGAGGAGCGGGTGAGCGTGGAACTCACCGTCCACGGCGTGCCCGAGGACGACGAACGCAACCACCTGCTGGCCGGTGTGGCGGCCCGGATGGGGGTGGGCACCGTCGCCACCACCGGGGCGCACTTCGCCCGGCCCGACCAGCGGCGCCTGGCCTCGACCCTCGCGGCGATCCGGGCGCGCCGCAGCCTCGACGAGCTGGACGGCTGGTTGCCCGCGGCGGGCGGCGCGCACCTGCGCTCGGGCGACGAGATGGCGCTGCTGCTGCCCGAGCACCCGGGGGCCATCGCGGCCGCCGCCGAGCTCGGCGCCGAGTGCGCCTTCAGTCTCAAGCTGATCGCGCCGAACCTGCCGCCCTTCGACGTCCCGCCGGGCCACACGGAGGCCACCTGGCTGCGCGAGCTGACCCGGCGCGGCGCGCTGGAGCGCTACGGACCGCCGGAGCGGAACCCGAAGGCCTATCGGCAGATCGAGCACGAGCTGAACGTGATCGAAACGCTCACCTTCCCCGGCTACTTCCTCATCGTGCACAGCATCGTCACCTTCTGCCGGCGCAACGACATCCTGTGCCAGGGCCGCGGCAGCGCCGCCAATTCGGCCGTGTGCTTCGCGCTGGGCATCACGGCGGTGGACCCGGTGCGCAACCAGTTGCTCTTCGAGCGCTTCCTCGCCCCCGAACGCGACGGTCCGCCCGACATCGACGTGGACATCGAGTCCGATCGCCGTGAGGAGGCGATCCAGTTCGTCTACCGCACCTACGGCCGCGAGTACGCGGCGCAGGTCGCCAACGTCATCACCTACCGCGGCCGGTCCGCGGTGCGCGACACGGCGCGGGCGCTGGGCTACTCGCAGGGGCAGCAGGACGCCTGGAGCAAGCAGATCTCCAGCTGGGGATGGCGGAACGATCCCGTGCCCGAGGGGATTCCGGAGCGGGTCGTCGAGCTGGCCACGCGGATCGCCGATCTGCCCCGGCATCTGGGCATCCACTCCGGCGGCATGGTGATCTGCGATCGCCCCATCGCCGATGTCTGCCCCACCGAGTGGGCCCGTATGGAGGATCGCAGCGTCCTGCAGTGGGACAAGGACGACTGCGCCGCCGCGGGCCTGGTCAAGTTCGACCTGCTCGGCCTCGGCATGCTCAGCGCGCTGCACTACGCGAAGGACCTCCTCGCCGCGCACAAGGGCATCGACGTGGACTTCGCGCAGCTCGACCTCGCGGACGAGAACGTGTACGAGATGCTCTGCCGCGCCGATTCCGTGGGCGTCTTCCAGGTGGAGTCCCGCGCGCAGATGGCCACGCTGCCCCGCCTGAAGCCGCGGAACTTCTACGACCTGGTGGTCGAGGTCGCCCTCATCCGGCCCGGCCCCATCCAGGGCGGCTCGGTGCACCCGTACATCCGCCGCCGCAACGGCCAGGAGGAGCCCGCCGTCGAGCATCCGTCGATGTGGAAGGCCCTCGAGCGCACACTGGGGGTGCCGCTGTTCCAGGAGCAGCTCATGCAGCTCGCCACCGACGTCGCCGGCTTCTCCCCGGCGGAGGCCGACCAGCTGCGCCGCGCCATGGGCTCCAAGCGCTCCACCGAGAAGATGGAGCAGCTGCGGCAGCGCTTCTACGACGGTGCGCGGCGCCGGCACGGCCTCGAGGGCGAGGTGGCCGACCGGATCTTCGAGAAGCTGGCCGCGTTCGCCAACTTCGGTTTCCCCGAGAGCCATTCGCAGTCGTTCGCCTCGCTGGTGTTCTACTCGTCGTGGTTCAAGCTCTATCACCCGGCGGCGTTCTGCGCGGCGCTGCTGCGGGCGCAGCCGATGGGCTTCTACTCGCCGCAGTCCCTCGTCGCCGACGCGCGGCGGCACGGCGTCCTCGTGCACGGGCCGTGCGTGAACCGCAGCCTGTCGTGGGCGGATCTGGAGAGCGCGGGGGAGGAGGTCCGGCTCGGGCTCGCCGCGATCCGCACCATCGGCGACGATCTGGCCGAACGCATCGTCGGCGAGCGGGAGGCGCACGGCGCGTACACGAGTCTCACCGATCTCACCGGCCGCGTCGAGCTCACCGTCGCGCAGTCCGAGGCGCTCGCCACCTCCGGCGCGCTGGACTGCTTCGGCCGGGACCGGCGGCAGGCGCTGTGGGAGGCGGGCGCCGCCGCGCGGGAGCGGCCGGGCCGGCTGCCGGGCACGGCCACCGCGGGCGCGCCGCCCGCACTGCCCGGGATGAGCGAGACGGAGCTCGCAGCGGCGGACGTGTGGGCCACCTCGGTCACCGTCGGCAAGTACCCGACGGAGTTCCTCCGACCCACCCTCGACCGGCTCGGGGTGATCCCGGCAGAGCGGCTGCTCTCCCTGACCGACGGGGACCGCGTGCTGGTGGGCGGGGCTGTGACGCACCGGCAGCGGCCCGCCACCGCGGGCGGCGTCACCTTCCTCAACCTCGAGGACGAGACCGGCATGGTGAACGTGGTGTGCAGCCAGGGGCTGTGGGCGCGCTACCGGAGGCTGGCGCAGTCGGCGCCCGCGCTCCTGGTGCGGGGAAAGCTGCAGAACGCGGAGGGGGCCGTCACCGTCGTCGCCGACAGGCTGCAGCGCATGGACCTCTCGGTGCCCTCGCGGTCCCGCGATTGGCAGTGA